Proteins encoded together in one Catellatospora citrea window:
- a CDS encoding sulfatase family protein gives MSEGTSSLKRRTFLAASAAAGATAAAGWPAATAQAADTRPNILVIVTDDHPKGTAWAIPKTRAWLTGNGVEFTRGHATTPLCAPGRSSIFTGQYAHNHGVRGNQHAANLNHHSTVQRYLQQNGYRTGLYGKYLNGWDVDDNPPYFDEFAVLAPPTYTNGTWNVDGTVQTINNYTTTVVKNRALKFLDRTATDTRPWFLYLAPYASHGPNTPEAKYTDTAVPAWDGRPSVPEADRSDKPGFVQDATGTLADGRNIRTNQLRTLLSVDDAVQAVHDKLEALGQLDNTLVFFIADNGFAWADHGWTKKSVPYTPVVEVPFFVSWPAGGLDTGADDNRLAANIDIAPTILDAAGITPDAQYPQDGHSLLGPHRRNHVLTEFFKHGTGTGGPHTWASYIGTNKQYTEYYQLHTDNNGLPTGSGAILFREYYDLVNDPHQLTNKLHNATPAQEQALGIPALAAQLAADRVSSGSTAP, from the coding sequence ATGTCCGAAGGCACCTCCTCGCTCAAGCGGCGCACGTTCCTCGCGGCGTCGGCCGCGGCGGGCGCGACCGCGGCCGCCGGCTGGCCCGCGGCCACCGCACAGGCCGCCGACACCAGGCCCAACATCCTGGTGATCGTCACCGACGACCATCCGAAGGGGACCGCCTGGGCGATCCCGAAGACCCGGGCCTGGCTGACCGGCAACGGCGTCGAGTTCACCCGCGGGCACGCGACCACGCCGCTGTGCGCGCCGGGCCGCTCCTCGATCTTCACCGGCCAGTACGCGCACAACCACGGCGTACGCGGCAACCAGCACGCCGCGAACCTGAACCACCACTCCACCGTGCAGCGCTACCTGCAACAGAACGGCTACCGCACCGGCCTGTACGGCAAGTACCTCAACGGCTGGGACGTCGACGACAACCCGCCCTACTTCGACGAGTTCGCGGTCCTCGCCCCGCCCACCTACACCAACGGCACCTGGAACGTCGACGGCACCGTGCAGACGATCAACAACTACACCACGACCGTGGTGAAGAACCGGGCCCTGAAGTTCCTCGACCGCACCGCCACCGACACCCGCCCCTGGTTCCTCTACCTCGCCCCGTACGCCTCGCACGGCCCGAACACCCCCGAAGCCAAGTACACCGACACCGCGGTCCCGGCGTGGGACGGCCGCCCGTCGGTGCCCGAGGCCGACCGCAGCGACAAGCCCGGCTTCGTCCAGGACGCCACCGGCACGCTGGCCGACGGCCGCAACATCCGCACCAACCAGCTGCGCACCCTGCTGTCGGTCGACGATGCCGTGCAGGCCGTGCACGACAAGCTCGAAGCCCTCGGCCAGCTCGACAACACCCTGGTGTTCTTCATCGCCGACAACGGCTTCGCCTGGGCCGACCACGGCTGGACCAAGAAGTCCGTGCCCTACACCCCCGTCGTCGAGGTGCCGTTCTTCGTGTCCTGGCCGGCCGGCGGCCTCGACACCGGCGCCGACGACAACAGGCTCGCCGCCAACATCGACATCGCGCCGACCATCCTCGACGCCGCCGGGATCACCCCGGACGCCCAGTACCCGCAGGACGGGCACTCGCTGCTCGGCCCGCACCGGCGCAACCACGTGCTGACCGAGTTCTTCAAGCACGGCACCGGCACCGGCGGCCCGCACACCTGGGCGTCCTACATCGGGACGAACAAGCAGTACACCGAGTACTACCAGCTGCACACCGACAACAACGGCCTGCCGACCGGCTCCGGCGCGATCCTGTTCCGCGAGTACTACGACCTGGTCAACGACCCGCACCAGCTGACCAACAAACTGCACAACGCCACCCCGGCGCAGGAGCAGGCGCTGGGCATCCCCGCACTGGCGGCGCAGCTGGCCGCCGACCGCGTCAGCTCCGGCAGCACCGCACCCTGA
- a CDS encoding putative leader peptide, with product MERRPLFTARRHVDLRRQASALCLR from the coding sequence ATGGAGCGCAGGCCCTTGTTCACGGCCCGCCGGCACGTCGATCTACGGCGGCAGGCGAGCGCGCTCTGTCTGCGCTGA